A genomic window from Triticum urartu cultivar G1812 chromosome 7, Tu2.1, whole genome shotgun sequence includes:
- the LOC125522291 gene encoding arginine decarboxylase 1, whose amino-acid sequence MPALAVDAAAPVAHPFAASCDASPRFVAAPLMLGPAAVVSAAAAEKPEVAAWSADLSSALYNVDGWGAPYFFVNDDGDVAVRPHGAATLPGQEIDLAKVVARAAGARAGGGLGLALPLLVRFPDVLRHRVETLNAAFGYAVRSTGYAGRYQGVYPVKCNQDRYVVEDIVEFGAPFGFGLEAGSKPELLLTMSCLVARGSPDALLICNGYKDLEYVSLALIARTMGLNTVIVLEQEEELDIVVEASRRLNIRPVVGMRAKLRTKHAGHFGATSGEKGKFGLNAAQILSVVAKLKALAMLDCLQLLHFHIGSQIPTTALLADGVGEAAQIYCELARLGAAMRVIDVGGGLGIDYDGTHSAQTDMSVAYSLEEYAAAVVAAVGRVCDRKGVQHPVICSESGRALVSHHSVLIFEAFSATAPASNMMDPATAYLLDELTEDCRSDYRNLMASAVRGDFDTCGLYADQLKRRCAEQFKEGVLGLEHLAAVDGLCEIVARGMGAAEGPRRYHINLSVFTSLPDMWAIEQLFPIIPIQRLQERPAVDGVLSDLTCDSDGKVDQFIGGRSSLPLHELPTHGTRGYYLGMFLGGAYQEALGGLHNLFGGPSVVRVSQSDGPHCFAVTRAAPGPSCADVLRAMQHEPEVMFEVLKQRTADDGATAAALARAFGSMPYLSFDAEEASAMSGAESSGMSSDSEGSAAGAAEDDDEEWEFMRGLTV is encoded by the coding sequence ATGCCTGCGCTCGCCGTGGACGCCGCGGCCCCCGTGGCCCACCCCTTCGCCGCGTCCTGCGACGCGTCGCCGCGCTTCGTCGCCGCGCCGCTGATGCTGGGCCCCGCCGCCGTCGTCTCCGCGGCCGCCGCCGAGAAGCCCGAGGTGGCCGCCTGGTCGGCCGACCTCTCGTCGGCGCTCTACAACGTGGACGGCTGGGGCGCGCCCTACTTCTTCGTCAACGACGACGGCGACGTCGCGGTGCGCCCGCACGGCGCCGCCACACTGCCCGGCCAGGAGATCGACCTCGCCAAGGTGGTCGCCCGGGCCGCCGGCGCGCGCGCCGGCGGCGGGCTCGGCCTCGCGCTGCCGCTGCTCGTGCGCTTCCCCGACGTGCTCCGCCACCGCGTCGAGACCCTCAACGCCGCCTTCGGCTACGCCGTGCGCTCCACGGGCTACGCCGGGCGGTACCAGGGCGTCTACCCCGTCAAGTGCAACCAGGACCGGTACGTGGTGGAGGACATCGTCGAGTTCGGCGCGCCCTTCGGGTTCGGCCTCGAGGCCGGCTCCAAGCCCGAGCTGCTGCTCACCATGAGCTGCCTCGTCGCCCGCGGCAGCCCCGACGCCCTGCTCATCTGCAACGGCTACAAGGACCTCGAGTACGTCTCGCTCGCGCTCATCGCCCGCACCATGGGCCTCAACACCGTCATCGTGCTCGAGCAGGAGGAGGAGCTCGACATTGTCGTCGAGGCCAGCCGCCGCCTCAACATCCGCCCGGTGGTCGGCATGCGCGCAAAGCTGCGCACCAAGCATGCCGGCCACTTCGGCGCCACCTCCGGCGAGAAGGGCAAGTTCGGCCTCAACGCCGCGCAGATTCTCTCCGTGGTGGCCAAGCTCAAGGCCCTCGCCATGCTCGACTGCCTCCAGCTCCTGCACTTCCACATTGGCTCCCAGATCCCCACCACGGCTCTGCTCGCCGACGGCGTCGGCGAGGCCGCGCAGATCTACTGCGAGCTCGCCCGCCTCGGCGCGGCCATGCGCGTCATTGACGTCGGCGGCGGCCTCGGCATCGACTACGACGGGACGCACTCGGCGCAGACCGACATGTCGGTGGCGTACAGCCTGGAGGAGTACGCGGCGGCCGTGGTCGCCGCCGTCGGCCGCGTCTGCGACCGCAAGGGCGTGCAGCACCCTGTCATCTGCAGCGAGAGCGGCCGCGCGCTGGTGTCGCACCACTCGGTCCTCATCTTCGAGGCCTTCTCCGCGACGGCGCCGGCTTCCAACATGATGGACCCGGCGACCGCCTACCTGCTCGACGAGCTCACCGAGGACTGCCGCAGCGACTACCGCAACCTCATGGCCTCGGCCGTGCGCGGCGACTTCGACACCTGCGGCCTGTACGCGGACCAGCTGAAGCGGCGCTGCGCCGAGCAGTTCAAGGAGGGTGTCCTCGGGCTGGAGCACCTCGCCGCCGTGGACGGGCTGTGCGAGATCGTCGCCCGCGGCATGGGCGCGGCGGAGGGGCCGCGCAGGTACCACATCAACCTGTCGGTGTTCACCTCGCTGCCGGACATGTGGGCCATCGAGCAGCTCTTCCCCATCATCCCCATCCAGCGGCTCCAGGAGCGGCCCGCCGTGGACGGCGTGCTCTCGGACCTGACCTGCGACAGCGACGGCAAGGTGGACCAGTTCATCGGCGGCAGGAGCAGCCTCCCTCTGCACGAGCTCCCGACCCACGGCACCCGCGGCTACTACCTGGGCATGTTCCTGGGCGGCGCCTACCAGGAGGCGCTGGGCGGCCTGCACAACCTGTTCGGCGGGCCGAGCGTGGTGCGCGTCTCCCAGAGCGACGGGCCGCACTGCTTCGCCGTGACGCGCGCCGCGCCGGGCCCGTCCTGCGCCGACGTGCTCCGCGCCATGCAGCACGAGCCGGAGGTGATGTTCGAGGTGCTCAAGCAGAGGACCGCCGACGACGGCGCCACCGCCGCGGCCCTCGCCAGGGCGTTCGGGTCAATGCCGTACCTGTCGTTCGACGCCGAGGAGGCCTCGGCCATGAGCGGCGCGGAGTCGAGCGGCATGAGCAGCGACTCGGAGGGGTCGGCGGCGGGCGCCGCcgaggatgatgacgaggagTGGGAGTTCATGCGCGGGCTCACCGTGTGA